A genome region from Pirellulales bacterium includes the following:
- the rpmF gene encoding 50S ribosomal protein L32 — MAVPKRRQSNARTRSRRAHDFITPKQLQICPKCSTNKPSHVVCPNCGHYMGRTVVEVEA; from the coding sequence ATGGCCGTTCCCAAGCGACGACAATCGAACGCCCGCACCCGTAGCCGCCGGGCGCACGATTTCATCACGCCCAAGCAGCTTCAGATTTGCCCCAAATGCAGCACGAACAAGCCGAGCCACGTGGTTTGCCCGAACTGTGGGCATTACATGGGGCGGACGGTGGTTGAAGTCGAGGCCTAG
- a CDS encoding ketoacyl-ACP synthase III yields the protein MSVSLDRNHAWPEKPLLRLAQRPGMAPSSRGSLANDPQVQVRAAIAGTGSYLPSRVLTNDDLASQVETTDEWILDRTGIRERRIAAPDESTSTMAIEAGRKACADAGIDPKDLDLVIVATLSPDYLIPATACIVQNALGATRAGAFDLEAACSGFVFASNLAQSMILSGMCENILVIGAETLSRFVDYSDRSSCILFGDGAGAAVFTARNDGSGIHYTSMYADGSQAELLYIPCGGSKLPPNHDAIDQKLHFVRVAGRQIAKFATTILVELVNETLAGCGLEKDDIALYIPHQVNERIIDSALKRLALPREKCFVNIDRYGNTSAASVPIALDEARRMGRLKEGDLTMMLGFGAGLTWGATVVKM from the coding sequence ATGTCTGTCTCATTGGATCGCAATCACGCCTGGCCCGAAAAACCATTGTTGCGTTTGGCCCAGCGGCCCGGCATGGCGCCAAGTTCGCGCGGCTCGCTGGCCAACGATCCGCAGGTGCAGGTGCGGGCGGCGATCGCGGGGACTGGCAGCTACCTGCCGAGCCGGGTGCTGACGAACGACGACCTGGCCAGCCAGGTGGAGACCACCGACGAGTGGATCTTGGACCGGACCGGCATCCGCGAGCGGCGGATCGCGGCGCCCGACGAATCGACTTCGACGATGGCGATTGAGGCGGGGCGCAAGGCTTGCGCCGATGCGGGCATCGACCCCAAAGACCTGGACCTGGTGATCGTGGCCACGCTTTCGCCCGACTATTTGATACCGGCGACGGCGTGCATTGTACAAAACGCGCTGGGGGCGACGCGGGCGGGGGCGTTCGATCTGGAAGCGGCGTGCAGCGGATTTGTGTTTGCGTCGAACCTGGCGCAGAGCATGATCTTGAGCGGCATGTGTGAGAACATCCTGGTGATCGGCGCCGAGACGTTGTCGCGATTTGTGGACTACAGCGACCGCAGTTCTTGCATCCTGTTTGGCGACGGCGCCGGCGCGGCGGTATTCACGGCGCGCAACGACGGGAGCGGCATCCACTACACCAGCATGTACGCCGACGGATCCCAGGCGGAATTGCTCTACATCCCGTGCGGCGGCAGCAAGCTGCCGCCCAACCACGACGCCATCGACCAGAAGCTGCACTTTGTGCGCGTGGCGGGGCGCCAGATCGCCAAATTCGCCACGACGATTTTGGTGGAACTGGTGAACGAGACCTTGGCGGGCTGCGGCTTGGAAAAAGACGATATCGCGCTGTACATTCCGCACCAGGTGAACGAGCGAATCATCGACTCGGCGCTCAAACGGCTGGCGCTGCCGCGCGAAAAGTGCTTTGTGAACATCGACCGTTACGGCAACACCTCGGCGGCCAGCGTGCCGATCGCCTTGGACGAGGCGCGACGCATGGGGCGGCTGAAGGAGGGAGACCTGACGATGATGTTGGGTTTTGGGGCGGGGCTGACCTGGGGTGCAACGGTCGTAAAAATGTGA